One segment of Corallococcus silvisoli DNA contains the following:
- a CDS encoding ABC transporter ATP-binding protein, producing MHRVLWRLLRYAKPHAGIIVLAFVCMAVLGLATGAYAYLLGPALRFLLSGGQEGFASAHRVPWLSDLPREAALWGFPVLVLGVGAVKGVGYLGQFYFMGLFAQRVVKDLRRDLFLRLTALSPSQLSKERTGDLLSRFSSDVMAVELAAMYTVGSYLRDSLQVLVLAGVALAMSPLLGGLMLAVIPLAALPASKLTRKVLKGTREGQAHLGQLAGQLHEGLGGLRTIQAFNGQQAELARFESYAKAHEEAVVGAAWARGGVPGVMEVLAAAALAGALGYAAATRAMEPEALLSLLTAVILVYQPVKDLGRVTQFAVQAGAAGERLFALLDLKHPVEDAPGAVPAPALRDSLRMEDVRFFYGARRALDGLSLELKVGQVAALVGGSGGGKSTVTSLLLRFERPQQGRILLDGVDADTYTAASVRGEFALVTQEPLLFHGTVLENLRHARPTATREEVEAAARVANADGFIQGLPQGYDTRIGERGVILSGGQRQRLCIARAVLSKAPVLVLDEATSSLDPENEREVQAALAKVLPGRTALVIAHRLSTVTNADVIHVVEAGRIVERGSHSELLQKEGRYAAMWRLQTASPSERGAA from the coding sequence ATGCATCGCGTGCTCTGGCGGTTGTTGCGCTACGCGAAGCCACACGCGGGGATCATCGTCCTGGCCTTCGTGTGCATGGCGGTGTTGGGGCTCGCCACGGGCGCGTACGCGTACCTGCTGGGCCCGGCACTGCGCTTCCTGTTGTCCGGGGGACAGGAGGGCTTCGCGAGCGCGCACCGGGTGCCCTGGCTGTCGGACCTGCCGCGCGAGGCGGCGCTCTGGGGCTTCCCGGTGTTGGTGCTGGGCGTGGGCGCTGTGAAGGGCGTGGGGTATCTGGGCCAGTTCTACTTCATGGGCCTGTTCGCGCAGCGCGTGGTGAAGGATCTGCGCCGCGACCTGTTCCTGCGGCTCACCGCGCTGTCGCCTTCGCAGCTGTCGAAGGAGCGGACGGGCGACCTGCTCAGCCGCTTCTCCTCGGACGTGATGGCGGTGGAGCTGGCGGCCATGTACACGGTGGGCTCGTACCTGCGCGATTCCCTCCAGGTGCTGGTGCTCGCGGGCGTGGCGCTGGCGATGAGTCCGCTGCTGGGCGGGCTGATGCTGGCGGTGATTCCGCTGGCGGCGCTGCCCGCGTCGAAGCTCACGCGCAAGGTGCTGAAGGGAACACGCGAAGGGCAGGCCCACCTGGGGCAGCTCGCGGGTCAGCTCCACGAAGGGTTGGGCGGCCTGCGCACCATCCAGGCCTTCAACGGTCAGCAGGCGGAGCTGGCGCGCTTCGAGTCCTACGCGAAGGCGCATGAGGAAGCGGTGGTGGGCGCGGCCTGGGCACGCGGAGGGGTGCCGGGGGTGATGGAGGTGCTGGCGGCGGCGGCGCTGGCGGGTGCGCTGGGCTACGCGGCGGCGACCCGGGCCATGGAGCCGGAAGCGCTCCTGTCGCTGCTCACGGCGGTGATTCTGGTGTACCAGCCGGTGAAGGACCTGGGCCGGGTGACGCAGTTCGCGGTGCAGGCGGGAGCGGCGGGGGAGCGCCTCTTCGCGCTGCTCGACTTGAAGCATCCGGTGGAGGACGCGCCAGGGGCCGTGCCCGCTCCGGCGCTGCGCGACTCGTTGCGGATGGAGGACGTGCGCTTCTTCTACGGAGCGCGTCGGGCGCTCGACGGGCTGTCGCTGGAGCTGAAGGTGGGCCAGGTGGCGGCGTTGGTGGGCGGCAGCGGTGGCGGCAAGAGCACGGTGACGTCGCTGCTGCTGCGCTTCGAGCGTCCCCAGCAGGGACGCATCCTGCTGGATGGCGTGGACGCGGACACGTACACGGCGGCGAGCGTCCGAGGTGAGTTCGCGCTGGTGACGCAGGAGCCGCTGCTCTTCCACGGCACGGTGCTGGAGAACCTGCGTCACGCGAGGCCCACGGCGACGCGCGAAGAGGTGGAGGCCGCGGCGAGGGTGGCCAACGCGGACGGCTTCATCCAGGGGCTGCCGCAGGGCTACGACACGCGCATCGGCGAGCGAGGCGTCATCCTGAGCGGCGGCCAGCGTCAGCGGCTGTGCATCGCGAGGGCGGTGCTGTCGAAGGCGCCGGTGCTGGTGCTGGACGAGGCAACCAGCAGCCTGGATCCGGAGAACGAGCGGGAGGTTCAGGCCGCGCTCGCGAAGGTCCTTCCGGGCCGCACGGCGCTGGTGATCGCCCACCGGCTGTCGACGGTGACGAACGCGGACGTCATCCACGTGGTGGAGGCGGGCCGCATCGTGGAGCGCGGAAGTCACTCCGAACTGCTCCAGAAGGAAGGCCGTTACGCCGCCATGTGGCGCCTTCAGACCGCGAGCCCCAGCGAGCGGGGAGCGGCATGA
- a CDS encoding DUF4388 domain-containing protein, with translation MKTLLLAESHPPTLEHLTGLLSQAGYTVRAVNDAVMALEHFSADNPDVVVLGVDLPRVEGQHVVHLIRGHSQGGRVPIVAIDKGHLGRARGVGSVLDLKVNAYIPDPLKPGELVPRLESLVKAAQALPLAGLSSTLSRPAVAAGELKAYPLPALLHSLHRLRRDGVLVVAHRGLSRRVYFLRGGPVNFDSSAKEDALPRFLRERQVLTQAQEQPVVEALASGLRIGAALADVGVEAVGEDLLALLRDFTRDRLGRVLGMREGRYAFYAGDEFSSEVASVEQPALAPLLAAARLRVPLRVVAAGLRAHLNEYPVRSADFGRDLQAMALDTEDLKLAMQVNGRIVLRDLLAHGRAELRAAYTLLWFLRLTGGVTFSPSPVATGTDVLSASAEPDVIAPRKRKSLPVETAAALREEAVRIITRSYFGGLGLDLAADKEAVERAYHETAMRFHPDTYAEFDISDLRDLLDQVQEKLSASYRVLSVDEKRRAYLQYFFSRQEVVGRATAINVDAELALRRGESAMKRGDYRAAIQGFEEAVSLNAHEPEYYSYLAWAMYRGSAGPLMQRALAARKVLKRALTLDPYLERAQIIAAIIEIDLDDVPLARKKLMKVLELNPYSVLARAALQKVVK, from the coding sequence TTGAAGACGCTTCTGCTCGCCGAGAGCCACCCCCCGACATTGGAGCACCTGACGGGCCTGCTCTCGCAGGCCGGGTACACCGTGCGGGCGGTGAACGACGCCGTGATGGCGCTGGAGCACTTCTCGGCGGACAACCCGGACGTGGTGGTGCTGGGAGTGGACCTGCCGCGCGTGGAGGGCCAGCACGTCGTGCACCTCATCCGGGGGCACAGCCAGGGCGGGCGCGTGCCCATCGTGGCCATCGACAAGGGGCACCTGGGCCGGGCACGGGGCGTGGGCTCGGTGTTGGACCTCAAGGTCAACGCCTACATTCCGGATCCGCTCAAGCCGGGGGAGCTGGTGCCGCGCCTGGAGTCGCTGGTGAAGGCCGCCCAGGCCCTCCCGCTGGCGGGCCTTTCTTCCACGCTGTCCAGGCCCGCGGTGGCCGCGGGAGAGCTGAAGGCCTACCCGCTGCCGGCGTTGCTGCACTCGCTCCACCGGCTGCGCCGCGACGGCGTGCTGGTGGTGGCGCACCGGGGGCTTTCGCGGCGGGTGTACTTCCTGCGTGGCGGGCCGGTGAACTTCGACTCCTCCGCCAAGGAGGACGCCCTCCCGCGCTTCCTGCGCGAGCGGCAGGTGCTCACGCAGGCGCAGGAGCAGCCGGTGGTGGAGGCACTTGCCTCCGGGCTGCGCATCGGCGCGGCCCTGGCGGACGTGGGCGTGGAGGCGGTGGGGGAGGACCTGCTGGCCCTCTTGCGCGACTTCACCCGGGATCGGCTCGGGCGCGTGCTGGGCATGCGGGAGGGCCGGTACGCGTTCTACGCGGGCGACGAGTTCTCCTCCGAAGTGGCCTCGGTGGAGCAGCCCGCGCTGGCCCCCCTGTTGGCGGCCGCCCGGCTGCGGGTGCCCCTGCGGGTGGTGGCGGCCGGCCTGCGCGCGCACCTGAACGAATACCCGGTGCGCTCGGCGGACTTCGGTCGCGATCTCCAGGCGATGGCGCTGGACACGGAGGACCTGAAGCTGGCCATGCAGGTGAATGGCCGCATCGTCCTGAGGGATCTGCTGGCGCACGGGCGCGCGGAGCTGCGAGCGGCGTACACGCTCTTGTGGTTCCTGCGGCTGACGGGCGGCGTGACGTTCTCGCCGTCACCGGTGGCGACGGGAACGGACGTGCTGAGCGCGTCGGCGGAGCCGGACGTCATCGCGCCGCGCAAGCGCAAGAGCCTTCCCGTGGAGACGGCGGCGGCGCTGCGCGAGGAGGCGGTGCGGATCATCACCCGCAGCTACTTCGGCGGGCTGGGGCTGGACCTGGCGGCGGACAAGGAGGCGGTGGAGCGCGCGTACCACGAGACGGCGATGCGCTTCCATCCGGACACCTACGCGGAGTTCGACATCTCGGACCTGCGCGACCTGTTGGATCAGGTGCAGGAGAAGCTGTCCGCGTCGTACCGGGTGCTGAGCGTGGACGAGAAGCGCCGCGCCTACCTCCAGTACTTCTTCAGCCGGCAGGAGGTGGTGGGCCGCGCGACCGCCATCAACGTGGACGCGGAGCTCGCGCTGCGCCGGGGCGAGTCCGCGATGAAGCGGGGCGACTACCGCGCGGCCATCCAGGGCTTCGAGGAAGCGGTGTCGCTCAACGCGCACGAGCCCGAGTACTACTCGTACCTCGCCTGGGCGATGTACCGGGGCTCGGCGGGGCCGCTGATGCAGCGGGCGCTCGCGGCGCGCAAGGTGCTCAAGCGGGCGCTGACGTTGGACCCGTACCTGGAGCGCGCGCAGATCATCGCGGCCATCATCGAAATCGACCTGGACGACGTGCCGCTTGCGCGCAAGAAGCTGATGAAGGTGCTGGAGCTGAACCCGTATTCGGTGCTCGCGAGGGCGGCATTGCAGAAGGTGGTGAAGTAG
- the lpxB gene encoding lipid-A-disaccharide synthase — translation MTQPPSPRILVVAGEASGDTHAAELVAALQALRPDLTFFGMGGARLAARGVELIHDAREVSVMGITEVLPRIPRILRIMKDLATAAAERRPVCAILVDIPDFNLRLARKLKALGIPVAYYVSPMIWAWRRGRVRTIQRLVDRMLCILPFEEAFYREAGVPARYVGSPVLEQMPPAASPREFRQRLGLSPDAPTLALLPGSRMSEIRRILPTLVGAAKQLSSERPGLQVVVPVAPTIAREEITSRFEGSGVTPVLVEGRAPEVVGASDAAVVASGTAVLEAGLMERPLVVVYRVSLVTYLVGRLMLKVAFVSLINLLAGRRVVPELIQGDMTPANIAAEVRRVWLPGGPRDAMVHGLAEVRGRLGEAGAAHRAAETVLELLPPRPAAGDV, via the coding sequence ATGACGCAGCCGCCCTCCCCCCGCATCCTTGTCGTGGCCGGTGAGGCCTCTGGCGACACCCACGCCGCGGAGCTCGTCGCCGCCCTCCAGGCGCTGCGCCCCGACCTCACCTTCTTCGGCATGGGAGGCGCCCGGTTGGCCGCCCGGGGGGTCGAGCTCATCCACGACGCCCGCGAGGTGTCGGTGATGGGCATCACCGAGGTGCTCCCCCGCATCCCGCGCATCCTGCGGATCATGAAGGACCTGGCCACCGCCGCCGCCGAGCGCCGCCCGGTCTGCGCCATCCTGGTGGACATCCCGGACTTCAACCTGCGCCTTGCCCGGAAGCTCAAGGCCCTGGGCATCCCGGTGGCCTACTACGTGTCCCCGATGATCTGGGCCTGGCGCCGGGGCCGGGTGCGCACCATCCAGCGGCTGGTGGACCGGATGCTCTGCATCCTCCCGTTCGAGGAGGCCTTCTACCGCGAGGCCGGGGTCCCCGCTCGCTACGTGGGCAGCCCCGTGCTGGAGCAGATGCCCCCGGCCGCCAGCCCCCGTGAGTTCCGGCAGCGCCTGGGCCTGTCCCCGGACGCCCCCACGCTCGCGCTCCTGCCCGGCAGCCGGATGAGTGAGATCCGCCGCATCCTGCCCACCCTGGTGGGCGCCGCGAAGCAGCTGTCCTCCGAGCGGCCAGGGCTCCAGGTCGTGGTGCCGGTGGCCCCCACCATCGCCCGGGAGGAGATCACCTCCCGCTTCGAGGGCAGCGGCGTGACGCCGGTGCTGGTGGAGGGCCGCGCCCCGGAGGTGGTCGGGGCGAGCGACGCCGCGGTGGTCGCCTCCGGCACGGCGGTGCTGGAGGCGGGGCTGATGGAGCGGCCCCTGGTGGTCGTCTACCGGGTATCGCTGGTGACGTACCTGGTGGGCCGGCTGATGCTGAAGGTGGCCTTCGTGTCCCTCATCAACCTGCTGGCGGGCCGGCGCGTGGTGCCGGAGCTGATTCAGGGCGACATGACGCCAGCGAACATCGCCGCCGAGGTGCGCCGGGTGTGGCTGCCGGGCGGGCCCCGCGACGCGATGGTCCATGGGCTGGCCGAGGTGCGCGGGCGCCTGGGCGAAGCCGGCGCGGCCCACCGGGCGGCGGAGACGGTGCTGGAGCTCCTGCCCCCTCGCCCCGCGGCGGGAGACGTCTAA
- a CDS encoding polyprenol monophosphomannose synthase translates to MNRALVCIPTYNERDNIGPITQAVLAADPRVDILVVDDNSPDGTGQLADELAAKDPRVRVLHREKKEGLGRAYLAAFRWALAEGYTFILEMDADFSHDPRYLPTFLDTAEGGADLVLGSRYVEGGGTVNWGVGRKIISRGGSLYARSILGVGVRDLTGGFKCFHRRVLESINLDEVRSTGYAFQIELTYRTLRKGFTVREVPIVFEDRRVGHSKMNKKIFVEALGMVWKLRFTV, encoded by the coding sequence ATGAATCGTGCGCTGGTCTGCATCCCCACCTACAACGAGCGGGACAACATCGGCCCCATCACCCAGGCGGTGCTGGCGGCGGACCCCCGTGTGGACATCCTCGTCGTCGACGACAACTCGCCCGACGGGACGGGGCAGCTCGCGGATGAGCTGGCCGCGAAGGACCCGCGCGTGCGCGTCCTCCACCGCGAGAAGAAGGAGGGCCTGGGCCGCGCGTACCTGGCCGCCTTCCGGTGGGCGCTCGCCGAGGGTTACACGTTCATCCTGGAGATGGACGCGGACTTCAGCCACGACCCGCGCTACCTGCCCACCTTCCTGGACACCGCGGAGGGCGGCGCGGACCTGGTGCTGGGCTCGCGCTACGTGGAGGGCGGCGGCACGGTGAACTGGGGCGTGGGCCGGAAGATCATCAGCCGCGGCGGTTCGCTCTACGCGCGCAGCATCCTGGGCGTGGGCGTGCGCGACCTCACCGGCGGCTTCAAGTGCTTCCACCGCCGCGTGCTGGAGAGCATCAACCTGGATGAGGTGCGCAGCACCGGGTACGCGTTCCAGATCGAGCTGACCTACCGCACCCTGCGCAAGGGCTTCACCGTGCGCGAGGTCCCCATCGTGTTCGAGGACCGCCGCGTGGGGCATTCGAAGATGAACAAGAAGATCTTCGTCGAGGCCCTGGGCATGGTCTGGAAGCTGCGCTTCACCGTCTGA
- a CDS encoding MarC family protein — MSMSSAVSTFLVSLSAIFFVVDPIGVVPLFLAMTAGDSKQQIRSTALRACLVACGLMLFFALFGRVIFQVFAVSLGAFRVAGGILLLITALDMLRARPSSTRTSPTEEEEGVVKEDVAIVPLAIPLLAGPGAIATAMVLMARSGPSFVSALPVVAAVVLTFGASYFILNASSLVQRVLRQSGVAILERVSGLILAAIAVQFIADGAKDLLK; from the coding sequence ATGTCGATGTCCAGTGCCGTCTCCACCTTCCTCGTGTCGCTGTCCGCCATCTTCTTCGTGGTGGACCCCATTGGCGTCGTGCCGCTGTTCCTGGCGATGACGGCGGGGGACTCGAAGCAGCAGATCCGCAGCACCGCGCTCCGCGCCTGCCTGGTGGCGTGCGGCCTGATGCTGTTCTTCGCCCTCTTCGGCCGCGTCATCTTCCAGGTGTTCGCGGTGTCGCTGGGCGCCTTCCGCGTCGCGGGCGGCATCCTGCTGCTGATCACGGCCCTGGACATGCTGCGCGCGCGGCCGTCCTCCACGCGCACCAGCCCCACCGAGGAAGAAGAAGGCGTGGTGAAGGAGGACGTGGCCATCGTCCCGCTGGCCATCCCCCTGCTGGCGGGGCCGGGCGCCATCGCGACCGCCATGGTGCTGATGGCGCGCTCGGGGCCGTCCTTCGTGTCCGCGCTGCCGGTGGTGGCCGCCGTGGTGCTCACCTTCGGGGCCAGCTACTTCATCCTCAACGCGTCCAGCCTGGTGCAGCGGGTGCTGCGTCAGTCCGGTGTCGCCATCCTGGAGCGCGTGTCCGGCCTCATCCTGGCCGCCATCGCCGTGCAGTTCATCGCCGACGGGGCGAAGGACCTGCTCAAATAG
- a CDS encoding OmpA family protein, protein MSVRIVPLVVLLGLPLPVFAEAIRVSLEGRAALGEGLPALVIRIEEPITGFEVKLKRSDGKAVELKGGGKPGVTRRLPLEQPEGKFHYEGELTVRFPDGAEPGAMPLAFDTELYGPLKLEVRREDVDVAGRTLRFTLSRPAAKTEVTVLMDTGKTAFAGDVDFKGAPAGTPLEVKWLPAEGQVMRIRLRAYDTSDFYTGVDLYPWQVDIPHEEVGFASGRSDVPPAEKGKLDASYKSIADALNKYGRWASLRLYVLGHTDTVGKSDDNRELSLKRAKSIASYFRQRGLKVPVFYEGFGEQSLAVPTPDETAEAANRRAEYIIAVEDPSLTNAPFAPRWRKP, encoded by the coding sequence ATGTCCGTTCGAATCGTACCTCTCGTGGTCCTGCTGGGCCTGCCGCTGCCTGTCTTCGCGGAGGCCATCCGGGTGTCGCTGGAGGGCCGCGCGGCGCTGGGCGAGGGCCTGCCCGCGCTCGTCATCCGCATCGAGGAGCCCATCACCGGCTTCGAGGTGAAGCTCAAGCGCAGCGACGGCAAGGCGGTGGAGCTCAAGGGGGGCGGCAAGCCGGGCGTCACCCGGCGCCTCCCCCTGGAGCAGCCGGAGGGGAAGTTCCACTACGAGGGCGAGCTCACGGTGCGCTTCCCGGACGGCGCGGAGCCGGGCGCCATGCCGCTCGCCTTCGACACGGAGCTGTACGGCCCGCTGAAGCTGGAGGTGCGCCGCGAGGACGTGGACGTGGCGGGGCGCACGCTGCGCTTCACGCTGTCCCGCCCGGCCGCGAAGACGGAGGTGACGGTGTTGATGGACACCGGCAAGACGGCCTTCGCGGGCGACGTGGACTTCAAGGGCGCGCCCGCGGGCACGCCCCTGGAGGTGAAGTGGCTGCCGGCGGAGGGCCAGGTGATGCGCATCCGCCTGCGCGCCTACGACACCTCCGACTTCTACACCGGCGTGGACCTCTACCCCTGGCAGGTGGACATCCCGCACGAGGAGGTGGGCTTCGCATCCGGGCGCTCGGACGTCCCCCCGGCGGAGAAGGGCAAGCTGGACGCCAGCTACAAGAGCATCGCGGACGCGTTGAATAAGTATGGCCGCTGGGCGTCGCTGCGGCTGTACGTGCTTGGGCACACCGACACGGTGGGAAAGTCGGACGACAACCGCGAGCTGTCACTCAAGCGGGCGAAGAGCATCGCGTCGTACTTCCGCCAACGCGGGCTGAAGGTACCAGTCTTCTACGAGGGGTTCGGAGAACAGTCCCTGGCGGTGCCCACGCCGGACGAGACGGCGGAGGCGGCCAACCGTCGCGCGGAATACATCATCGCGGTGGAGGACCCGTCCCTGACGAACGCGCCCTTCGCCCCTCGCTGGCGAAAGCCATGA
- a CDS encoding LpxI family protein encodes MERIGLIAGNGQLPFLFARAARARGLEVVVAAHRGETDPALEQEVGHFSWVRVGQVARIQKVFLQAGVTRAAMAGGIGRVRALTEARPDLGAVRIISRLRSFRDDALLRAVAADFEARGITIIAPTDFLGEVLCPEGHLAGPALKSAQEKDVALGREVAVLLGQADVGQTVVVRDGHVLALEAVEGTDETIRRGGRLGGPGAVVVKRCKPEQDLRFDLPAVGPRTLEVMAEVGARVLALEVGRTVLLDAPALFAGAAARGITLVGVR; translated from the coding sequence GTGGAGCGCATCGGGCTCATCGCGGGCAACGGCCAGCTTCCCTTCCTCTTCGCGCGGGCCGCCCGGGCGCGGGGCCTGGAGGTGGTGGTCGCCGCGCACCGAGGGGAGACGGACCCGGCCCTGGAGCAGGAGGTAGGCCACTTCTCCTGGGTGCGCGTGGGGCAGGTGGCCCGCATCCAGAAGGTCTTCCTCCAGGCGGGCGTCACCCGAGCGGCCATGGCGGGCGGCATCGGCCGCGTGCGGGCGCTCACCGAAGCCCGGCCGGACCTGGGCGCGGTGCGCATCATCTCGCGCCTGCGCAGCTTCCGGGACGACGCGCTCCTGCGCGCGGTGGCCGCGGACTTCGAGGCGCGCGGCATCACCATCATCGCGCCCACGGACTTCCTGGGCGAGGTGCTCTGCCCCGAGGGGCACCTGGCGGGCCCCGCGCTCAAGTCCGCGCAGGAGAAGGACGTGGCCCTGGGCCGCGAGGTGGCCGTGCTCCTGGGCCAGGCGGACGTGGGCCAGACGGTGGTGGTGCGCGACGGCCACGTGCTCGCGCTGGAGGCCGTGGAGGGCACCGACGAGACCATCCGCCGGGGCGGCCGGCTGGGCGGGCCCGGCGCGGTGGTGGTGAAGCGCTGCAAGCCGGAGCAGGACCTGCGCTTCGACCTGCCCGCCGTGGGCCCTCGTACGCTGGAGGTCATGGCGGAGGTGGGCGCCCGGGTGCTGGCGCTGGAGGTAGGGCGCACGGTGCTGCTGGACGCACCCGCCCTCTTCGCCGGGGCCGCCGCGCGAGGCATCACCCTGGTGGGCGTGCGCTAG
- the lpxA gene encoding acyl-ACP--UDP-N-acetylglucosamine O-acyltransferase: MAQVHPTAVVHPGARLHDTVEVGPFSVIGPQVVIGAGSRIGPHVVIEGRTTLGERNHLFQFCSVGAAPQDLKYAGEDTELVIGDDNQIREFVTVNLGTAAGGGATRLGHRNLLLANSHVAHDCVMGNEILLANGAALAGHVVVEDAVKISGLVAVHQFTRLGRYAFISGGSMVTMDVPPYCTVQGDRATLVGLNTVGLERGGFTEEQIGRVKEAYRILFRSKLGLQDALAQLRGELASHPEVEHLVRFVEQSKRGVTR, from the coding sequence ATGGCGCAGGTTCATCCCACCGCGGTCGTCCATCCGGGGGCCCGCCTCCACGACACCGTCGAGGTGGGGCCGTTCTCGGTCATCGGGCCCCAGGTTGTCATTGGCGCGGGCTCGCGCATCGGGCCTCACGTCGTCATCGAAGGTCGCACGACGCTCGGGGAGCGCAACCACCTCTTCCAGTTCTGCTCGGTGGGCGCGGCGCCCCAGGACTTGAAGTACGCGGGCGAGGACACCGAGCTCGTCATCGGCGACGACAACCAGATTCGCGAGTTCGTCACGGTGAACCTGGGCACGGCCGCGGGCGGTGGGGCCACGCGCCTGGGCCACCGCAACCTGCTGCTGGCCAACAGCCACGTCGCGCATGACTGCGTCATGGGCAACGAAATCCTCCTCGCCAACGGGGCCGCGCTCGCGGGCCACGTGGTGGTGGAGGACGCCGTGAAGATCTCGGGCCTCGTCGCGGTGCACCAGTTCACCCGGCTGGGGCGCTACGCGTTCATCTCCGGCGGCTCCATGGTCACCATGGACGTGCCCCCGTACTGCACGGTGCAGGGGGACCGGGCCACGCTCGTGGGCCTCAACACCGTGGGCCTGGAGCGCGGCGGCTTCACCGAGGAGCAGATTGGCCGCGTCAAGGAGGCCTACCGCATCCTCTTCCGCTCCAAGCTGGGGCTCCAGGACGCGCTCGCGCAGCTTCGCGGGGAGCTGGCCAGCCACCCGGAAGTCGAGCACCTGGTGCGGTTCGTGGAGCAGAGCAAGCGCGGCGTGACGCGCTAG
- the fabZ gene encoding 3-hydroxyacyl-ACP dehydratase FabZ yields MDIGEIQALLPHRYPFLLVDRVVEIVPGQKLTAYKNVTINEPFFNGHFPGHPVMPGVLILEALAQATAILAYKTENMDPSRLVTYLMGVDNARFRKPVVPGDRLQLDIEVIRHKGAIWKTKGLASVDGAKVAEGEFLATVVDKNKAAKGDEGAAP; encoded by the coding sequence ATGGACATTGGCGAGATCCAGGCGCTGCTCCCGCACCGCTACCCGTTCCTCCTGGTGGACCGGGTGGTGGAAATCGTGCCGGGCCAGAAGCTCACGGCGTACAAGAACGTCACCATCAACGAGCCCTTCTTCAACGGCCACTTCCCGGGGCACCCGGTGATGCCGGGCGTGCTCATCCTGGAAGCGCTCGCGCAGGCCACCGCCATCCTCGCGTACAAGACGGAGAACATGGACCCGTCGCGGCTGGTGACGTACCTGATGGGCGTGGACAACGCGCGCTTCCGCAAGCCGGTGGTGCCCGGGGATCGGCTCCAGCTGGACATCGAGGTCATCCGCCACAAGGGCGCCATCTGGAAGACGAAGGGCCTGGCGTCGGTGGATGGCGCCAAGGTGGCGGAGGGCGAGTTCCTCGCCACGGTGGTGGACAAGAACAAGGCCGCCAAGGGCGACGAGGGCGCGGCGCCGTAA
- the lpxD gene encoding UDP-3-O-(3-hydroxymyristoyl)glucosamine N-acyltransferase, whose translation MPSASNAHRLGDIAAHVRGELLGDPGLLVHGLNGLEEAAPGEVSFYGNPRYRRQFEATRASAVLVGMDAPARDGLALVRVNNPHLAYAKLLALFHPSVRPAAGIHPSAHVHPEATVHPEACVRAGAVVEQGARVGARTVLHPGAYVGEDARVGDDCVLYPHATVRERCVVGSRVILHASSVVGADGFGFAFDAEAEDGPVHFKIPQVGIVRIEDDVEVGACTCIDRATVGETVVGKGTKLDNLVQIAHNVRVGPLSLICAQAGVSGSAEVGTGVVLAGQVGVVGHIRVGDLAKVGAQSGVAHDVPDGQVVSGSPAIPHKDWLRASAASGQLADLLKEVRALRKRVETLEKEKGG comes from the coding sequence GTGCCCTCCGCATCCAACGCGCACCGGCTGGGGGACATCGCCGCCCACGTCCGGGGTGAGCTCCTCGGCGACCCCGGCCTGCTCGTCCACGGCCTGAATGGCCTGGAGGAAGCCGCCCCGGGGGAGGTGTCGTTCTACGGCAACCCCCGCTACCGCCGGCAGTTCGAGGCCACCCGGGCCTCGGCGGTGCTGGTGGGCATGGACGCGCCGGCCCGCGACGGGCTGGCGCTGGTGCGGGTGAACAACCCGCACCTCGCCTACGCGAAGCTCCTCGCGCTGTTCCACCCGTCCGTCCGTCCGGCGGCGGGCATCCATCCGTCCGCCCACGTCCACCCGGAGGCCACGGTGCACCCGGAGGCGTGCGTGCGCGCCGGGGCGGTGGTGGAGCAGGGCGCCCGCGTGGGAGCCCGCACGGTGCTGCACCCCGGGGCCTACGTGGGCGAGGACGCGCGCGTGGGCGACGACTGCGTGCTCTACCCCCACGCCACGGTGCGGGAGCGGTGCGTGGTGGGCTCGCGCGTCATCCTCCACGCCTCGTCGGTGGTGGGCGCGGACGGCTTCGGCTTCGCCTTCGACGCGGAGGCGGAGGACGGGCCCGTCCACTTCAAGATTCCCCAGGTGGGCATCGTCCGCATCGAGGACGACGTGGAGGTGGGTGCTTGCACCTGCATCGACCGCGCGACTGTGGGTGAAACGGTGGTGGGGAAGGGAACGAAGCTCGACAACCTCGTGCAGATCGCCCACAACGTGCGCGTGGGCCCGCTGTCGCTCATCTGCGCGCAGGCGGGCGTGTCGGGTTCGGCGGAGGTGGGCACCGGCGTGGTGCTCGCGGGGCAGGTGGGCGTGGTGGGCCATATCCGCGTGGGAGACCTGGCCAAGGTGGGCGCACAGTCCGGCGTCGCCCACGATGTCCCGGACGGTCAGGTCGTCAGCGGCAGTCCGGCCATCCCCCACAAGGACTGGCTGCGCGCCAGCGCCGCGTCGGGCCAGCTGGCGGACCTGCTCAAGGAAGTGCGCGCCCTTCGCAAGAGGGTGGAGACGTTGGAGAAGGAGAAGGGCGGATGA